DNA sequence from the Liolophura sinensis isolate JHLJ2023 chromosome 1, CUHK_Ljap_v2, whole genome shotgun sequence genome:
GCTCAGCGCAGAGGAACAGCCAACAGCTGACTGTTGACAGGAACTTCGGACGAGCTTCTGTCACGGGATGAACGTGGCGTAGCACTGTTCACGAGCGGAGTTGTGCTTCAGAGTTTGATGACTATTTACCGCATTGCGTGCAAAGGTGTGATGAGACGGAGATTTGTACAGACAGCATCTTAAACGGCCCTTCGTCCCCGTGAAGAGACATACAGAGGTAAGACAGAGGTAACGCTAACATCATGTCTCTAGGAATTCTCACCTCCACACTGCGGGCTCTGAAGAACCTGAGAGACCACCCGACCGTGACTTACATCGGGATAAATCTTGCAGGTTTGGTCAAATACAACCAGGATTTGTCCCACCTAGGCCAAAAGAAGTCCCGTTTCCAGCTGGTGAGAATCAGCGCGGCAGTCTGTGGCATCGAGCTGTGTTATGCGGCAGAGACAGCCTTCGTCAGCCCAATTCTCCTCAGCCTAGGTGTTCCTGTGTCTCTCATGACATTAATCTGGTGCTTGAGTCCACTTCTCGGATTTTTCTTGGTTCCAGTTTTGGGTTCAGTCAGTGACAGATGTCGTTCGAGCTTGGGTAGACGAAGACCGTTTATTCTGATTTTGTCCGCTGGAATTATTGTGGGTTTGATACTCGTACCCAATGGTAAACGTTTGGGATCGTTTTTAGGAGATGAGCAAAATAACAATACCCATTCTACGGTAGAtcataataaacaaaatgtaacgTATGTTTACAACTGGGCTCTTGCCCATTCCAGCTACAGCTTATACCCTCAAAGCCAGAGTCAGGACACTGATTCCAGTTCGAAACACTACAACAAATTGTCTTCACGGAACTTGGCTGGGATAGCTTTGACAATAATAGGTGTGGCAATGTTGGATTTTAACTGTGATGCCTGTCAGTCGCCGTGTCGGGCTTACCTTTTGGACATAAGCCTGCCGGAGGACCACTCCCCTGGACTGACCACCTTTACAGTCATGGCAGGACTCGGGGGCTGCCTGGGCTACATCATGGGTGGCATCGACTGGAACGCTGTGGGCGTGAGTCGCCGATTCGGAGGACATGTACAGGTTGTCTTTCTCGTAGTGCTCGTCGCTTATGTTATATGTGTTCTACTAACGGTCTCTAGTTTCAAGGAAATTCCCTTGGACGAGTTGGGATACGACCAAGAAAAGcgacagaagaagaagaaaaaattggGAAGTTCGAAGTACCGGAAATTTACGAACGAGGATGATTCCGATGAAGAAGGGACGAGTTCCCCTGGGGTGGGGACAGAGAGGGTGGGTTCGCCCAGTGAGTCTGATAGGGGTCTAGATATGGACGGACAGAACGCTATCTCGTACGGGAGTCTAGATCTGCTAAATAAACCCGCTATCGGCAGCAGCGAGAAAGCTTTGACAGGCGGATTACACGCCAACCAGTCCCTTGCAAACAGCATGGGAAATGGTGTCAAAACTGACAGTGATTCGGTTGTCTGCGAACAACAGGCTCCTCTGGAAATATCCACGGATGTAACACTTAAAACATATCTGCTCTCCATTCTGCGGATGCCGAAATCGATATTTATACTGTGCTTAACGAATCTGTTTTGTTGGATGTCTTTAGTTTGTTACTCTCTGTACTTCACGGATTTCGTTGGACAGGCGGTGTTTGGGGGCGACCCCAAGGCGGATCGGGGCACGGCCAGTTATGAACTTTACCATGCTGGGGTCAGAATGGGGTCGTTCGGCATGTCACTGTACTCGCTGTCCTGTGCCATCTACTCCTTGTGTATTGATTATCTGGTGAAGAGATTCAGTAAGTAAATACTTATAGTTATTTATAGTTCATTTGCCGCAGTAGTTGTGATACTTACCGTAAATCATTTACCTGGTCATTAGGCTTGACATTTCGTGCACTGTTGTACAGACGCGCAAAAT
Encoded proteins:
- the LOC135461628 gene encoding proton-associated sugar transporter A-like — protein: MSLGILTSTLRALKNLRDHPTVTYIGINLAGLVKYNQDLSHLGQKKSRFQLVRISAAVCGIELCYAAETAFVSPILLSLGVPVSLMTLIWCLSPLLGFFLVPVLGSVSDRCRSSLGRRRPFILILSAGIIVGLILVPNGKRLGSFLGDEQNNNTHSTVDHNKQNVTYVYNWALAHSSYSLYPQSQSQDTDSSSKHYNKLSSRNLAGIALTIIGVAMLDFNCDACQSPCRAYLLDISLPEDHSPGLTTFTVMAGLGGCLGYIMGGIDWNAVGVSRRFGGHVQVVFLVVLVAYVICVLLTVSSFKEIPLDELGYDQEKRQKKKKKLGSSKYRKFTNEDDSDEEGTSSPGVGTERVGSPSESDRGLDMDGQNAISYGSLDLLNKPAIGSSEKALTGGLHANQSLANSMGNGVKTDSDSVVCEQQAPLEISTDVTLKTYLLSILRMPKSIFILCLTNLFCWMSLVCYSLYFTDFVGQAVFGGDPKADRGTASYELYHAGVRMGSFGMSLYSLSCAIYSLCIDYLVKRFKAKRVYICSQLVYTVGMVLMSVVRNKVAVLLLSPSAGIMYATLFTMPYLLVAHYHTNGKFAELKPQESPSRQVRGLGTDVALVSSMVFLAQFLLSLCMGSIVHAAGSTVVVVATAAILSFFGAVTATQVVYLDL